GCCCATGCCCTGCTTGTGTGTCCTTGCCCAAAACACATGCACCCGCATACTGACCAGAGTTCCTGTTCCTGTGTTGAGCGTGTATGAGGAGTTAAGGAATTTGGGACTGGACTTGGGGTCCTCTGGAATCTCCTCGCTGTTCTTGAACCACTGGTACTGAGACTTGGGGAAGCCCTCGTCCTCCACGCAGCTGAGCTCAGCTAACTTCCCGAAAGGCACAGACTTTGGAACGCTGCATTTTGGCACCACTGGCTTCACTGTGGTGGCACAGAACATATGACACGAATCAGGACAGTACATCTTGAGCTTTTACATTCCAAAAGCATCACCGAGGAGAAACAAACTGATGCCTCGGTGCCTACAAATCAGCCTGAAGCTTTAGAAAGACCAAAAACTCATGGGTCACGGAAGTGGCACCACTAACAAGCCCTGGCGAAAATCAGCCAGAAAATGTCACCGAAACACGCGGCGCAAGCTTTCTTTAGCACTGCAGTTCAGAACAGATGCAGTTTCAGAGCCTTCCTCTTATAGCCCAGAACACGCCTTTGCAGCTGGGCAGTTCTGAACGCATCCTAGAGAGTATGCCACCCGGGTCGGTGCGACCTACAACAGGGTTTCACTTTACAGCATCCGCAGTGTGAAGTCTGCCTTTTAAGGGCAAAGTAACGGCTCCTTCTATACGtttcatgtgattttattttgttttccaacaaaAGCACACAGAGTTCAATTGGGGATGAAAGGAAGCCGGAATACCTCTCACTACAAGGTCGATCACAATCTCGTCAAATGACTTGGCGTCATCAGCGGCGGTGACCTCACAGCGGTATTTGGCTGTGTCTGACCTCGTGGCGTTGGTAATCACCAACGTGGCCGGCTCTCTGATCACAGCTCTGTTCTCCAGGTCACCTGACGGGAGAGATGAAAAAAGTTGAACAAcaaccagcagaaaaaaacagcagcagctgaagtcGAACCTTACCCGAGATCCTCCTGTCGAAGTAAACGTAACTCGGCTTATTGTTGGTGATCTTTTTCCATTCGATTCGTGGATTTATTGTGGATATGGAATCAATCAAACATGACAACTCAACCCCTGCAAAGGAAGAGAAACACCAGGTGACGAGTTCATTCCAGGCCAGTTCGGGTTGTGTGTTCGGTCATAAGCGCTTACTGTTAAATTCGTCTGTGGAGGGGGATTCCTCGCTTGTTTTTAGCACCACTGCTAACACACTGAAGTAACCTGCAACACAACAATCAGGAAGGCAACATAAGACTTTCATGATGAACTGATGATCTCGTGCTGCGTGCCCAATTCCGCTGATGTTGGCCTTGGTCTAACACCCTCCCTGGGGATGGATTTCATGCTTGTATTCAATTTCACAAACATAATCAAAGGGAACATAAAGTCTAAATCTGTGGAACAATCTGGACAGGCGGAAGTATTTCTCCTTGCTTTGTTACTGTCCGTCTTCCAGTCAAGTGTTTGCATGTCAGTGTGGGTGAGTGTGGAAGTTGAGGGTGGGGGAAGGTTGGGGTGTTGCTTCTATGCACAGTGGATAATTGCGCAGGGAGGCATGTGGCCTTTTCAGGGCGAGCTCACCATGGCAGTTGTTTAACCGCCTGCCGAGCCTCTCTTCCTCCGCCCCTCCTCACTGTCTATCTCTGGGCCTGATGCTGCTGTCCATGTGGGACTAACAGTGTATAAACACCCCAGAAAGATGTGAAGGATGGGGGCCATGGGAGGGGCCTCTGCTGAATCATCCTGACAGCCCATGGTCTGCGAACAAATTCGTGGAAATCATTTCTGCATGACTGTTAACCGAAGTACGCGCTCATCAACACTTAGATCGGCTGAGATCTAAAATGATGGCCTGGCTTTTGGATGCAGGGTCACTGAAAATCTATTTCCGTCAGGCTATTTTCTACTGAACATTCATATCAGCAAGATGCTGCTTTCACAACGAGGATACGTTGGATAGGCAAGCATTGGAGAGTCCGGGCCCCAAAAAGTGACGGTGAAGCCGGACCTGAACCACCAGAACTACAAGGTGTAGGAAGGGCTGAAGAACCAATCATTAACATATATGGAGATAAACATGATCAATACTGTCACTgtcctaaaataatgacctaaaAAGATCacttagacaaaaaaaaagacatttggcaaaaaattaCTTAGGCCAGAACTAtattaggaaggtgacaatattaatatataatatGTCGGAttgaatattcaataatttcactgaacgcCAATCCAGAACCGCATAgcacataaaaaatggaaagcaaaggaaaaaaatgtggataaaacagaaaaagtcaagTCACCTTgactttttctaaaatgttttttcaccattttagatatttataactcaaaaataatcaataattaactGATATGAAACGACAATATTGTGATATGTTTTTCATAGGTTGGTGGTCCTTTCAGGCCAGGGATGTGAACCTGAACAGAATGGGCCACAAATGTGTGACGCTACCAGTGAATGTCCTCCAGTAGAAATGGTGCAGTCAGCCTCTAATGAGCGGTGGGAGGTTTAAGCCCTCTGATTCAAAGGAAAGCACTCAAACAGGGATAAAGTGACCTCAGCCAACTGGCATCTGAATACGCAGCAGAGTGTATTCGGTCACCTGTTAAAGCAGACAGTCTAAGCTGATTAGCCCAGGCTCTAACCCAAGATCATAACAAGATAGAAGATTAGACTTAGCTGATGCTCACAGCCACAACACAATACTAGTGTAAAAAGGTGCTCACTAaggggaaaaacaaatgcacagcagcagtttaggGTTTCACCTCTTAACtgctacaaaaaacaaaaacaaaagaaaaacagcagcgtggagtgaaagcagaaaatgagtACAACAGCTTGAGAGGAATTTGTGTATAAAAGAAGAAAGGTCAAGTGATCAGTTTGGGagtattttggatatttaaaacaaaaaactaatcagtaaTTATCAATTTCAACTGATGTGACACCCTTATAGTGTGACGTTTTTCCGCCTTAGTATTCaacccaataataataataaaagaaacagagatcTAACTATTGaacaaagaaattaatgtttgttGCTGTGAGAAGTACACTCTCAGGCTCCAAGTGTAATAGTTAAATCTACAACTATCACGCTCTATCTGTCTAActatctgtctgtctttctgccTATCTAATAAGAATGTCTATTTGAAAACTGCTACTAAATTTAGCATCTTTGTATTCCATGTTGTCAcattattatcaaaataaacatagaaaaataaatttaacatgtaaaaatattctaacGGTAACATTAACGTTTTTGTCTACCATGAACTTGTGCCATTGACTGATTTATTGCTCAGATTTCTCTCCCATAATCAGTTCTACTTTACTtacaaatgttttgcaaatgtttggcatgtaaaagttttttattgcCATCACCATACTGTAGTATGTCCAGGGCAAAGTGACTTTCTGAATGCCAGCTGTATTTTGAAATAGAAATTTTGTCCACCtttgtttttacacacaaaGCCATCAACAGTTTCCCCTCTGCTCTGACACAAGTACTGGAGTGTCCTCCCAGTCCACACACTTCTCctttattcagtcagtattaAAGCAGATTAGGTGCCTAAGTGAGCTTGacatggagataaaaaaaactagagAGATGTGCCTTGAAAACAGCTGTGCAGGAAATCACATTAAGCCCCCACTCAAAAGGACTGGCTTCTGGCATACTTCTTTCCCttgattagaaaaaatatatcctTGTGTTATTATTTAAAGGCACAGAAAGGACATCTTCACAAGCTACGCTAGTAACACTATGCCCTAGAACTTGCACACACATTGTGTACAGATTTGATTTACCAAAATGTAGTAGTTCATCAGTCGATTGTAAATTTATACCAATTCATGATTAATTTCTGCATGTGGTCCTCTGCTCTGTATTCCAAAGCAATCTTAACTGATTATAAGTAAAATACCTAAAAAATGTTAGttgtataaacatttttcagaatatGTTAGCTGGATTTCTAGTGTCTAGTCAATCCAAACTCTGCTCTGATGTTAAACCTCCTATTCACCctcataaaacacataaaaaaggcaaaaacaaatttttgaagATCAGATtgattcatgtaaaaaaaacgGCTAAAGTAACCATCCAGCAAAAAATACCTTCAGCATTTCCCTGCAAGTGTTTTGCAATTCAGCACACAAATCCAGTAAAATATCAGGAAGTGCTGATGAGCATATGGGAGGGGCGTTTCCCGCTCTCTTTCCAAGCACCTTTCTCTGACTGGGCCCAGTTCAGTTCCTGCTGGTATTCTTGCTGTTCTTAAACAACCTCCTTGGTGCTGCTCTAATGGAGCCAGGGATGAGTCCACAGTCACTGTGATCAAGATGCAAAACAGAGGTGCAGATCAATAGCATTTAAATCATGCAGGTGCTCACTGACCTACATAGCGCTTTTCCTTTCTTGGTTCGCTACAGATGTGAGTTGTGTTAATCTGCAAATctgcaaagttgttttttttttttttttctaatcttccTTGCCTACTCTATGATGGGCTCAGGCTATTCTCTGTAATCTTAGTGTAATGCCCTCATAACCCACTCTCTCAGTTTTACATCACTGAATAATACAGCAGGCCCGGCAGAGCGGAGGAGTTCTCTGTGCCGGCGCGCTGTAATGAGCTCCTCCTTGTTTGGTAACGTCTCCTGGGATGCTGCACTTGTCTCctacgctgctgctgctgctgctgctgcgagACGACGCCGGCATCATAAATAGAAAGGTTCAATTAAACAACCAGTGATATTCCCCGTGGAACATCCAAACTTCATGCCTGTGGAGAATATTCCCACGCCTCTTTGGAAACTCAAGACATCAAAGTGGCTACGGCCAGTTTTACGCGCGATCAAAAGCTGGCATCGAAActgttttgttaataatttttgACGGTTCTTATCTTATCTGTTATTTCATCTATTTAAACCTGATCAGTGCAGATGGTGCAACAAACAGTCATCCTTTACTCAACAGATATGGCTgacatcacaataaaataatgcCCTGTTCTCTGAGTGGTTTGTCACTTCAACCAGGATGTTTCCAAGGTCAAGTCCAACACATAACGTACCATATACCTTTGGCTACACTTCCACAGTAGGGCTGTAACTCTTTCCTGTAACATTGGTAGAACAGGTTAATGTACATTTGGAGCCAGAACAGGAGAACACCCGGTAGATGCTCCACTGCTATTGCTACCTGAACAACATGGCCTACATACCCCTGATTCGTATTCAGCGCCTTGTTTCACTGTTTCAACACTGGCAAACTAAGTAGCTTGGCTGGTGACGAGTCAAAGCCGTTTGCTGTGGGGGAGAGAGGAAGACTGGGACGGCTGAGGAAGACTCCACTGGGATCAGTGGTTTTTATTCTCCAGTTAAACCTTCAGAGCATGACTCTTTGGTGTTTCTTCTCTATAACATCTTACATCTATTTTTAATCCTCTTAAAGGTGGAGTTATTGCAGCCACTTAAGTAATTAAGGTTTTGTGCATGTGCAAATACGTAGTATTATTAAGTAAATGTAGTGATAAAAATGACCTGCAatgatataaaaatgttctgctaaatattttagttcaaCTATTAAAGGGATGTTATTGTGTTTCCTTCTGAACAAGTTAGAATAGGTCTATGGCAATACAAAACATCCacttgcacaaaatcattctgaaATATATAGATTTCACCTGCTAACGTTTGCCTATTTAGAGCTCCTtccagaatgagctgttttagggcctctgtcacttttatGCAATTTGTTGTGGATCTCCTATTGATAGAATGATGATGCttccatgatttattttaatactaaCCAGCAGAAGCAGCTTAaagcattattttattattattattattattattattattattattattaaatatcttATGTGAATAAAGATATGTGTCAGATAGTTTCTCCTCTAGGTTTACTGTGGAGATTTCCATGGTCATCCCTAGAAACAGTCTCtgatgggaatgtttttctggAAGCACTCAGAGCTGCTTTTACAAGGTGTAAATGTTTATGCTCTCAAACAAGCTAGCGCTAGTTTTATTCCCTCAATGTATGACTACCAAGGGGTATAAATGTTTAACTTCCAGTAATAGAAGAGcggaaaaaaccccccacattCCACCAACTAAAACAGGATCAGAAATATGCCGGTGACGATGCACGCCTTTTTCTGCAACATGATCATGACACATGCTCTGATGCTCCGGTTCCCATAGAAACACAGGGAGATTTCTATAGTAACAGAGTTTCCACCATAATAAGGTTGACCACCAGCGAAACTCGCTTTTCCCACCTGTTCCCGTGGCTGTGGGAGGAAGTGACTAAACAGGCCCCAGAACGGTTCGTTCATGAAAGCAGTCAGCTTGCGAGGCGATGAAGACAGGAGGAAGGCTTCAGAGCTGAGCTGGCATGTGGAATGACCCCGGGTTGTTTCGTCACTGCTGCAGTCATCCAGCAACTCGCCTCCATCCCCAACACATCTTTCCCAAACATCCACCTGCCTCTATCTCTCTGCTCCGAGAGATTAGACTTACTACAAACCTCTCAAACATAGTataaagtagaaatactttGGTTTCAGAGAAGTATGCTATTTACACAATTATACACATCAAAGTATAGCAGTgctttaaatacaaacagaaaaactgtagtaaatataacaaaatatatggattattacagctttattttattttattaattggaACTCCCTATAACTCTGGTAATAGTTCCCAAGAGCTCATTTTGCTGAATATTGGATAACTATCTGTATAATTAGTGAGCTTTTCTGCAGTCAGCTGTTTTGCACACATGCTGCTTGTGACTTGCCAGCTCTAGTTTCAAACAGTATTATTTGAATAAGATTGATGAATGGTGCGTCTGTGTTTCAGAAGCTTTGTCGTCTGAGTTTTTACAGACCAGAACAGCagactttgtttgtttttttccagtcagGTGACTGGCAGTGCCCAGCAATAGGTAGGCAAGGGGCAGTGTCACTGACATCTCATTAAACGCATTTTAAATCATGGAATGGTGACAATTTTTGTAGCTGAATCTAAAAAGGTAGTTTTTAACTCTTAGTGTGCCAATTGTAATGGGGCTCCATTGCACTATGAGAAATTATGCCTCATCAAAATAATTATAACTATAAATGCACGAtccactatttttttttttttttacttacgaTAATGATACAGATATCTTATGTTTAGTATCAGCTGATACCAACACCGTTCAGAAAAACTGGATTGACTTAAAAcgtttcttattttaaacacagataTAAAAGCActaaattacaaatgtatttaataactCTGCAGCAGTACGGCACAGTTAAATAACACCAATAGTTTCATAAGCTTGGTCAAGCATataaaaacaacccaacttGAATTTGTTCATTTAGGAGAaacagtgtaaaaaataaataatgaagaaacggaaactgacaaaaatagcAGGCTGACTGTCTTAGTTTGAAAAGTGCAAaaagaaattctaaatataatgtgaaataaatgataaagcATGGCTTCGCTCAGAGCACTAAACATAGAGTTAGAGTGAATAGATCAGCCCTTGTGGATTGGGCACATTGTCACCAATACCCGATAGAGAATTATTCTCACTATTGGGACGGATatagatattaatattggatcaGTGACAACCAAAATCTTTGGCTCCGCTAGCTCTGTGTCAACAGAAAAGCACTGTTTGCTGGCAGATAAAAAtcctttgaaatgaaatgaaatgatgtAAGATGCTtcaaagtattattattattattattattattattattattattattattattattattattattattattattctcattattttttggAGCTTGAGTAAAGAATACTCAACAATAAgcacaaacatgtttctgtttttcgtTGGTTAAACACTGTAGGTTAATCACTTTAGATCAGCCACTGATCTATCTGGGACAGTCTAATACAAAATACAGATAAAGTGATGAAAAAGAATGCGTGTACAGGCCAAGAGGTTAAAAACAGCATATGGCTACTCGCAAGAAACAAAAGTGTCAGATGTTCCTTCAGCTGCTAAGCAAATGCCACCTCACTGAGCTGAATCCAGAGCAACGCATCGCTCCAAGAGTCAGGAAACCTCAAGTGAATTCTAAATATGCAGCTATATTAAACCTTCATATAAATGTATTACATACTGAACATGGGTGGAGTGGGCCGCTCAATTCAAGGTGTGTCACGGCATGAATGGCATAGGCTGACATGTTTCCTGTGAAGTCAGGAAGCAGCATTCCCTCTTCCCATTCTTCCATCTGATGGAATTCTCGCAATCATATGAAGGACCAAAACAGCCAAGATTTAGGTGCAGTGATGCAAATTACTGATGTGggaaggattttaaaaaggCGCTAAAAGATCAGAGTCGTATATGTTTTCTATTGGCTGAaagctggtgatgtggaaaaagagagaaacaaaggaGTAACAACCTGCTATAAAGATGATTCCAGTAATCAACAATAAATAGTCAAAATAAAGCAGGAATGTCTGATGCTGCTGTTTTGTAttcagaatatgaatatgaacaCTTTTCACATCCATGGATTATTGAACATCTCTAACCTGGATCTGAGCTGGGATGAGAGTTTTTGAAAACCAATAAAACCTTACAATCCTCTGTAACAATCAGGAAATCAGTAGGTTCTCCAGGGGGGAGTTGAATGTTCCCATGTTCTTGTTCTTGTTAGaagaactttatttatatagcatttTCCATACAAtcaaatgcaacataaaatactttacaaaggtaaaaattagaaatgattgttttaaagAGATATCTAAAAGCAAGAGAAGCATACAATTCAGTGATCAAAATGATCAAACCAAATTATAAACAGTGACTGGTTATCAAAAAATGAGGAACTGGTCTTTGACAATGAATGGCCATGTCCTCCAACACCGTTTCTATCTTCTGCCTAAAATGTCTTCTGCACCatttacaaatcaaaacatAATCTACCTCACAAACCGCAATCCAGTTGCTGTCAGAAACTGACTGATAGCAGTACAAGTTGTTATAATGAGACTAGGAAGTGAAGGAAAGTTTaatattatgcatttatttttaagag
This window of the Gambusia affinis linkage group LG15, SWU_Gaff_1.0, whole genome shotgun sequence genome carries:
- the jam3b gene encoding junctional adhesion molecule 3B, yielding MAKTRLACLLTLLSTHCYFSVLAVVLKTSEESPSTDEFNRVELSCLIDSISTINPRIEWKKITNNKPSYVYFDRRISGDLENRAVIREPATLVITNATRSDTAKYRCEVTAADDAKSFDEIVIDLVVRVKPVVPKCSVPKSVPFGKLAELSCVEDEGFPKSQYQWFKNSEEIPEDPKSSPKFLNSSYTLNTGTGTLRFTSVIKEDAGEYYCRAKNDAGHAQCAPQKMEVYDIDIVGIVLGVLVVVIVLLCITVGIFCAYKQGYFSGQKQTGNNYKVPAKGDGVDYVRTEDEGDFRHKSSFVI